In the Drosophila takahashii strain IR98-3 E-12201 chromosome 3R, DtakHiC1v2, whole genome shotgun sequence genome, one interval contains:
- the 5PtaseI gene encoding inositol polyphosphate-5-phosphatase A isoform X3 codes for MDSAQEEDSCTDVFLVTANVGSLFEDPERLLHLWLHEFLAKISHVQPRFLALHLQEVGGKTYEKSMEYVQEFIRCLCDAPEMGDFTCVHIFMDEDFKSAEHFTALGSLYFVQKDVTSLKIWNFLTHSWEESLQDIQDKHIYSGNIETIATKEKSKFPQHFFPECKWSRKGFMRTRWEINGTVIDLVNIHLFHDASNLAACENFPSVYCKTRRRALVHTIERFHLDEQNGTVPFFLFGDFNFRCDTEGVVKELTENLTPHRVQNVKNENDKIHYRNSTGNNVLTVGKKEFSHADHQLKFKEDWLKKFDRELEPLKDVLVEYPIKFVPSYPFEEDPEMPTDYMSTRCPAWCDRILMSPQVHEIIRSDDWTYGMIGEAVCMGDHKAPRIPLVLPSCRRAFRTW; via the exons ATGGACTCAGCACAGGAAGAGGACTCCTGCACGGATGTGTTTCTGGTGACGGCGAACGTTGGCAGCCTGTTCGAGGAC CCCGAGAGGCTTCTGCATCTATGGCTCCACGAATTCCTCGCCAAGATATCGCACGTACAGCCCCGATTCCTGGCCCTCCACCTCCAGGAGGTGGGCGGCAAGACGTACGAGAAGTCCATGGAGTACGTCCAGGAGTTCATCAGGTGCCTCTGCGACGCCCCCGAAATGGGCGACTTCACCTGCGTACACATCTTCATGGACGAGGACTTCAAGTCAGCCGAGCATTTCACG GCCCTGGGAAGTCTATATTTTGTCCAAAAGGATGTCACTTCCTTGAAAATATGGAATTTCCTAACCCACAGTTGGGAAGAAAGTCTTCAAGATATACAAGATAAACATATCTATTCCGGAAATATTGAAACTATTGCCACCAAGGAAAAGTCCAAATTCCCTCAGCATTTCTTTCCGGAG TGTAAATGGTCCCGCAAAGGTTTTATGCGAACTCGATGGGAAATCAATGGCACAGTCATCGATCTAGTCAACATTCACTTATTCCACGATGCTTCCAACTTGGCAGCATGCGAAAATTTTCCCTCCGTCTATTGTAAAACTCGCAGAAGAGCCTTAGTACATACTATTGAAAG GTTCCATTTGGACGAGCAGAATGGCACTGTGCCATTTTTCCTCTTTggggattttaattttagatgtGACACTGAAGGCGTTGTGAAA gaattaaCTGAAAACTTGACCCCTCATCGCGTTCAAAATGTCAAGAATGAAAACGATAAGATCCATTATCGCAACTCAACTGGAAACAACGTACTTACCGttggaaaaaaagaatttagtcATGCCGACCATCAACTCAAGTTCAAAGAAGACTGG CTAAAGAAATTTGACAGAGAACTGGAGCCACTTAAAGACGTCCTAGTCGAATATCCCATTAAGTTCGTCCCGTCGTATCCCTTCGAAGAAGACCCAGAAATGCCCACCGACTACATGTCCACTCGCTGTCCTGCTTGGTGCGACAGGATTCTTATGAGTCCCCAGGTCCATGAGATTATTCGCAGCGATGATTGGACATACGGAATGATCGGTGAAGCGGTCTGCATGGGCGACCACAAG GCCCCGCGGATCCCACTGGTGCTTCCCAGTTGCCGGAGAGCCTTTCGAACTTGGTGA
- the 5PtaseI gene encoding inositol polyphosphate-5-phosphatase A isoform X1 encodes MDSAQEEDSCTDVFLVTANVGSLFEDPERLLHLWLHEFLAKISHVQPRFLALHLQEVGGKTYEKSMEYVQEFIRCLCDAPEMGDFTCVHIFMDEDFKSAEHFTALGSLYFVQKDVTSLKIWNFLTHSWEESLQDIQDKHIYSGNIETIATKEKSKFPQHFFPECKWSRKGFMRTRWEINGTVIDLVNIHLFHDASNLAACENFPSVYCKTRRRALVHTIERFHLDEQNGTVPFFLFGDFNFRCDTEGVVKELTENLTPHRVQNVKNENDKIHYRNSTGNNVLTVGKKEFSHADHQLKFKEDWLKKFDRELEPLKDVLVEYPIKFVPSYPFEEDPEMPTDYMSTRCPAWCDRILMSPQVHEIIRSDDWTYGMIGEAVCMGDHKPVYLTVRLKPNKGTYRSCDCNYTNTYAKPNDISTSPLPAFKLKYCPYSNKLFEDIATGSKLLTNETEARNVYNSLKINQDANEEASKTTTGSNFPNISINIIDSDNICMCLCAHLSSNSLLQFDDCQRTGEAICPMCRNIIKRQPAGHRYKLLSKRLMLTQDIIINRIDTQHLSTDSERLYEDPYTPESTESHSPYPEVTSSCTSTSSSSRSPLERRLAPDRLAEQKAGDSDISPCPEVAISVAEKPSRGTVTPGQLKSRLENLKRLSLKDEVEDEDTVDAAEAGDVEQVDAVGSPSAAAPKRPTKRSSSVTPMCCTIH; translated from the exons ATGGACTCAGCACAGGAAGAGGACTCCTGCACGGATGTGTTTCTGGTGACGGCGAACGTTGGCAGCCTGTTCGAGGAC CCCGAGAGGCTTCTGCATCTATGGCTCCACGAATTCCTCGCCAAGATATCGCACGTACAGCCCCGATTCCTGGCCCTCCACCTCCAGGAGGTGGGCGGCAAGACGTACGAGAAGTCCATGGAGTACGTCCAGGAGTTCATCAGGTGCCTCTGCGACGCCCCCGAAATGGGCGACTTCACCTGCGTACACATCTTCATGGACGAGGACTTCAAGTCAGCCGAGCATTTCACG GCCCTGGGAAGTCTATATTTTGTCCAAAAGGATGTCACTTCCTTGAAAATATGGAATTTCCTAACCCACAGTTGGGAAGAAAGTCTTCAAGATATACAAGATAAACATATCTATTCCGGAAATATTGAAACTATTGCCACCAAGGAAAAGTCCAAATTCCCTCAGCATTTCTTTCCGGAG TGTAAATGGTCCCGCAAAGGTTTTATGCGAACTCGATGGGAAATCAATGGCACAGTCATCGATCTAGTCAACATTCACTTATTCCACGATGCTTCCAACTTGGCAGCATGCGAAAATTTTCCCTCCGTCTATTGTAAAACTCGCAGAAGAGCCTTAGTACATACTATTGAAAG GTTCCATTTGGACGAGCAGAATGGCACTGTGCCATTTTTCCTCTTTggggattttaattttagatgtGACACTGAAGGCGTTGTGAAA gaattaaCTGAAAACTTGACCCCTCATCGCGTTCAAAATGTCAAGAATGAAAACGATAAGATCCATTATCGCAACTCAACTGGAAACAACGTACTTACCGttggaaaaaaagaatttagtcATGCCGACCATCAACTCAAGTTCAAAGAAGACTGG CTAAAGAAATTTGACAGAGAACTGGAGCCACTTAAAGACGTCCTAGTCGAATATCCCATTAAGTTCGTCCCGTCGTATCCCTTCGAAGAAGACCCAGAAATGCCCACCGACTACATGTCCACTCGCTGTCCTGCTTGGTGCGACAGGATTCTTATGAGTCCCCAGGTCCATGAGATTATTCGCAGCGATGATTGGACATACGGAATGATCGGTGAAGCGGTCTGCATGGGCGACCACAAG CCTGTTTACTTAACTGTCCGTCTTAAACCAAACAAAGGTACTTATAGATCTTGTGATTGCAACTACACGAATACTTACGCCAAACCCAACGACATCTCAACATCACCGCTGCCCGCATTCAAACTGAAATACTGTCCCTATTCAAATAAGCTCTTTGAGGATATAGCCACCGGTTCCAAGTTGTTGACCAACGAAACGGAGGCTCGCAATGTGTACAATTCCCTGAAAATCAATCAGGACGCGAACGAGGAGGCGAGCAAAACGACGACTGGCTCGAATTTCCCGAACATTAGTATTAACATAATTGATTCCGATAATATTTGCATGTGCCTGTGCGCCCATCTCTCTAGCAACAGTCTGCTGCAGTTTGACGACTGCCAGCGAACTGGCGAGGCCATTTGTCCCATGTGCCGGAACATAATCAAAAGGCAGCCGGCGGGGCATCGCTATAAGTTGCTCTCCAAGCGTCTGATGCTAACGCAGGATATCATTATAAACCGCATAGATACGCAGCACTTGAGCACCGACTCTGAGCGGCTGTACGAGGATCCCTACACGCCGGAGAGCACCGAGTCGCACTCTCCGTATCCGGAGGTCACTAGCTCCTGCACCTCCACCTCGAGCAGTTCGCGCAGTCCGCTGGAACGCAGATTGGCGCCGGATAGGCTGGCAGAGCAAAAGGCGGGCGATTCGGATATATCGCCCTGTCCCGAGGTGGCGATTTCGGTTGCGGAAAAACCCTCGCGGGGCACCGTAACTCCCGGCCAGCTGAAGTCACGGCTAGAGAACCTAAAGCGCTTATCCCTCAAAGACGAGGTCGAGGACGAGGACACAGTTGATGCGGCGGAAGCGGGTGATGTTGAACAAGTTGACGCTGTTGGCTCCCCAAGCGCTGCTGCTCCAAAGCGCCCAACAAAACGCAGTTCTAGTGTTACTCCTATGTGTTGTACTATCCACTAA
- the bai gene encoding transmembrane emp24 domain-containing protein bai, which produces MARAAFIVCLLMACAWGSHAVMFKLTPNTQKCLKEDIQANQLVMGEYEVSDVPGQIIDYIARDTKGHILSQKEHITKGKFSFMSEVYDAYEICFISKVPAHQRGIVQEVSLQTKKGVETKSYEGIGEASKLKPLEVDLKRLEDLSDSIVRDFVLMRKREEEMRDTNEKTNSRVLFFSIFSMCCLLGLATWQVLYLRRYFKAKKLIE; this is translated from the exons ATGGCGAGGGCGGCTTTCATCGTGTGCCTACTGATGGCCTGTGCCTGGGGCAGCCACGCCGTCATGTTCAAGCTGACGCCGAACACCCAGAAGTGCCTCAAGGAGGACATCCAGGCGAACCAACTGGTGATGGGCGAGTACGAGGTTTCCGACGTGCCCGGCCAGATCATCGACTACATA GCTCGCGACACCAAGGGACACATCCTGTCGCAGAAGGAGCACATCACCAAGGGCAAATTCAGCTTCATGTCCGAGGTGTACGACGCCTACGAGATCTGCTTCATATCCAAAGTACCTGCAC ACCAACGCGGCATTGTTCAGGAAGTATCTCTGCAGACGAAAAAGGGTGTGGAAACCAAGAGCTACGAAGGC ATTGGTGAGGCCTCCAAGCTGAAGCCCCTGGAAGTTGATCTTAAGCGTTTGGAGGACCTTTCCGACTCCATTGTGCGGGACTTTGTTCTTATGCGCAAGCGGGAGGAGGAAATGCGCGATACGAATG AGAAAACCAACAGCCGCGTCCTGTTCTTCAGCATCTTTAGTATGTGCTGCCTTTTGGGTTTGGCGACGTGGCAGGTTCTGTACCTCCGCAGGTACTTCAAAGCCAAAAAACTCATCGAATAG
- the Ythdf gene encoding YTH domain-containing family protein, which yields MSVDQMKIPGNTAKSVEERNIPWSQQVDEASYENLSSPTHDEVVSVNENFMQFQYPPFNFKENCNTPWNNMNKGRKANANHDSYKRHGHSIPNNTRREEHQVNPWNSRKPAAQSIRNENDHPKLDNRTSDEAQNHEVVAAPKKTTWASIASQPAKLTSRAASTTSNNKKKGPGMPPPPMVPGKHNLDVNVWDLPNNKPPPVPSPPSPIDLGYSDLSSDFSISHGNTAAAAAAAAAPPLGATRTEKVHKDTENFQKYEHKGLGSNNNFNRPKISPTGPVRRNLGPQQQPPVQHHAAPRPATNAGPPFGPPSNNRRHEGVPHPNSRNPERNYNSFRSSEFENASSKFGEYRDENQSRPVEATTSVTEEVPVDPQLLLDELKDKNNYNPKVVDLNKATAARFFVIKSYSEDDIHRSIKYEIWCSTDHGNKRLDDAFKERHKEGGNIMLFFSVNGSGHFCGMAQMMTAVDYNSTSSVWSQDKWRGKFKVKWIYVKDVPNGKLRHIRLENNDNKSVTNSRDTQEVPNDKGIEVLQILHSYNHSTSIFDDFFHYEKKQEEEVSSKRPPAMHLPDGNNQQVPAPLARSFNRQADDKDRDRDVRDVRGGGMSQNKHFNAGGGAGFRNPGHRGGGPGSHSNYSEYRRGGDYQFKDRDGPDFDRENDFGSHYGSNNRKNEYQQNNANNKARLKTPRDRDFSTEQIKIGVRFKDTDKDKMRSNEYS from the exons ATGTCCGTGGATCAG aTGAAAATACCAGGAAACACAG CTAAATCGGTCGAGGAGCGCAATATACCATGGAGCCAGCAAGTCGATGAGGCCTCTTACGAAAATCTATCCTCTCCCACTCACGATGAAGTCGTCTCTG TCAATGAAAACTTCATGCAATTCCAATATCCGCCGTTTAACTTTAAGGAGAATTGCAACACTCCATGGAATAATATGAACAAGGGCCGAAAAGCGAACGCCAACCATG attcatATAAAAGACATGGACATAGTATTCCCAACAACACACGACGCGAAGAGCACCAAGTAAATCCGTGGAATTCCAGAAAACCAGCAGCACAG TCGATTCGAAATGAGAACGACCACCCAAAGCTGGACAACAGAACAAGCGATGAAGCACAAAATCACGAAGTTGTCGCCGCTCCCAAGAAGACAACCTGGGCCTCAATTGCCTCCCAGCCGGCTAAACTAACATCCAGA GCAGCGTCCACCACTTCcaataataagaaaaaggGTCCCGGCATGCCGCCACCACCAATGGTTCCAGGAAAGCACAATCTAGATGTCAACGTATGGGACTTGCCGAACAATAAACCTCCTCCCGTACCTTCTCCTCCCTCGCCAATCGACTTGGGCTATTCCGACTTGAGCTCTGACTTTTCCATATCGCACGGCAACACAGCAGCAgccgcggcagcagcagcagcaccgccATTGGGCGCCACACGAACCGAGAAGGTTCACAAGGACACGGAGAACTTCCAGAAGTACGAACACAAGGGACTGGGCAGCAACAATAATTTCAACAGGCCCAAAATCTCGCCCACGGGCCCCGTGCGCAGGAATCTGGGaccccagcagcagccaccaGTCCAGCACCATGCAGCCCCTCGTCCAGCGACCAATGCAGGTCCACCATTTGGCCCGCCATCCAACAATAGGAGGCACGAGGGTGTGCCACATCCAAACAGCCGCAACCCAGAGCGAAACTACAACAGTTTCCGCAGCAGCGAATTTGAGAATGCATCATCTAAGTTCGGGGAGTACCGGGATGAGAACCAATCACGACCGGTGGAAGCCACCACATCTGTGACCGAGGAGGTGCCTGTCGATCCGCAGCTTCTGTTGGACGAATTAAAAgacaaaaacaattacaacCCCAAGGTGGTGGACTTGAACAAGGCCACGGCAGCCAG GTTCTTTGTCATCAAATCGTATTCCGAGGATGATATCCACCGCAGTATAAAGTACGAAATTTGGTGCTCGACCGACCACGGCAACAAGCGGCTGGACGACGCCTTCAAGGAGCGCCACAAAGAGGGCGGCAACATCATGCTGTTCTTCTCGGTGAACGGTTCGGGTCACTTTTGCGGAATGGCACAAATGATGACGGCCGTGGACTACAACTCAACGTCGAGCGTCTGGTCGCAGGACAAGTGGAGGGGCAAGTTCAAGGTGAAATGGATTTATGTGAAGGATGTGCCCAATGGCAAGCTGCGCCACATTCGACTGGAGAACAATGACAATAAGTCGGTGACGAACTCGCGCGACACCCAGGAAGTGCCCAACGACAAGGGCATCGAGGTGCTGCAGATCTTGCACTCGTACAACCACTCAACGTCCATCTTCGATGACTTCTTCCACTACGAAAagaagcaggaggaggaggtatCCTCCAAGCGTCCGCCGGCCATGCACCTGCCCGATGGCAACAACCAGCAGGTGCCGGCCCCCCTTGCCCGCAGTTTCAACCGCCAGGCGGACGACAAGGACAGGGATCGGGATGTCCGTGATGTCCGCGGCGGTGGCATGTCACAAAATAAGCACTTTAATGCTGGAGGAGGAGCCGGTTTCCGTAATCCAGGTCACAGGGGCGGCGGCCCCGGGTCGCACAGCAACTACAGCGAGTATCGTCGGGGCGGCGACTATCAGTTCAAGGACCGAGACGGCCCGGACTTTGACAGAGAAAATGACTTTGGATCGCACTACGGATCCAATAACCGAAAAAATGAATATCAACAGAACAATGCGAACAACAAGGCCAGGTTAAAAACCCCCCGTGATCGTGATTTCAGTactgaacaaattaaaatcggCGTGCGCTTTAAG GACACCGACAAGGATAAAATGCGAAGCAATGAATATTCATAA
- the 5PtaseI gene encoding inositol polyphosphate-5-phosphatase A isoform X2 yields MDSAQEEDSCTDVFLVTANVGSLFEDPERLLHLWLHEFLAKISHVQPRFLALHLQEVGGKTYEKSMEYVQEFIRCLCDAPEMGDFTCVHIFMDEDFKSAEHFTALGSLYFVQKDVTSLKIWNFLTHSWEESLQDIQDKHIYSGNIETIATKEKSKFPQHFFPECKWSRKGFMRTRWEINGTVIDLVNIHLFHDASNLAACENFPSVYCKTRRRALVHTIERFHLDEQNGTVPFFLFGDFNFRCDTEGVVKELTENLTPHRVQNVKNENDKIHYRNSTGNNVLTVGKKEFSHADHQLKFKEDWLKKFDRELEPLKDVLVEYPIKFVPSYPFEEDPEMPTDYMSTRCPAWCDRILMSPQVHEIIRSDDWTYGMIGEAVCMGDHKPVYLTVRLKPNKGPADPTGASQLPESLSNLVNQALNDDSLWMEQSVVDDSSASVAKSRYILMKKGTTSPCKEAPDEDAGALDIKSDGLESESAMLLKETTV; encoded by the exons ATGGACTCAGCACAGGAAGAGGACTCCTGCACGGATGTGTTTCTGGTGACGGCGAACGTTGGCAGCCTGTTCGAGGAC CCCGAGAGGCTTCTGCATCTATGGCTCCACGAATTCCTCGCCAAGATATCGCACGTACAGCCCCGATTCCTGGCCCTCCACCTCCAGGAGGTGGGCGGCAAGACGTACGAGAAGTCCATGGAGTACGTCCAGGAGTTCATCAGGTGCCTCTGCGACGCCCCCGAAATGGGCGACTTCACCTGCGTACACATCTTCATGGACGAGGACTTCAAGTCAGCCGAGCATTTCACG GCCCTGGGAAGTCTATATTTTGTCCAAAAGGATGTCACTTCCTTGAAAATATGGAATTTCCTAACCCACAGTTGGGAAGAAAGTCTTCAAGATATACAAGATAAACATATCTATTCCGGAAATATTGAAACTATTGCCACCAAGGAAAAGTCCAAATTCCCTCAGCATTTCTTTCCGGAG TGTAAATGGTCCCGCAAAGGTTTTATGCGAACTCGATGGGAAATCAATGGCACAGTCATCGATCTAGTCAACATTCACTTATTCCACGATGCTTCCAACTTGGCAGCATGCGAAAATTTTCCCTCCGTCTATTGTAAAACTCGCAGAAGAGCCTTAGTACATACTATTGAAAG GTTCCATTTGGACGAGCAGAATGGCACTGTGCCATTTTTCCTCTTTggggattttaattttagatgtGACACTGAAGGCGTTGTGAAA gaattaaCTGAAAACTTGACCCCTCATCGCGTTCAAAATGTCAAGAATGAAAACGATAAGATCCATTATCGCAACTCAACTGGAAACAACGTACTTACCGttggaaaaaaagaatttagtcATGCCGACCATCAACTCAAGTTCAAAGAAGACTGG CTAAAGAAATTTGACAGAGAACTGGAGCCACTTAAAGACGTCCTAGTCGAATATCCCATTAAGTTCGTCCCGTCGTATCCCTTCGAAGAAGACCCAGAAATGCCCACCGACTACATGTCCACTCGCTGTCCTGCTTGGTGCGACAGGATTCTTATGAGTCCCCAGGTCCATGAGATTATTCGCAGCGATGATTGGACATACGGAATGATCGGTGAAGCGGTCTGCATGGGCGACCACAAG CCTGTTTACTTAACTGTCCGTCTTAAACCAAACAAAG GCCCCGCGGATCCCACTGGTGCTTCCCAGTTGCCGGAGAGCCTTTCGAACTTGGTGAATCAGGCGCTGAACGACGACAGCCTGTGGATGGAGCAGTCCGTGGTGGACGATTCGAGTGCATCCGTAGCCAAATCGCGCTACATCTTGATGaagaagggcaccaccagtcCGTGCAAGGAAGCACCTGATGAAGATGCCGGGGCCTTGGACATCAAAAGCGACGGTCTGGAGAGCGAAAGTGCCATGCTGCTGAAGGAAACAACCGTCTAA
- the 5PtaseI gene encoding uncharacterized protein 5PtaseI isoform X4: MDSAQEEDSCTDVFLVTANVGSLFEDPERLLHLWLHEFLAKISHVQPRFLALHLQEVGGKTYEKSMEYVQEFIRCLCDAPEMGDFTCVHIFMDEDFKSAEHFTALGSLYFVQKDVTSLKIWNFLTHSWEESLQDIQDKHIYSGNIETIATKEKSKFPQHFFPECKWSRKGFMRTRWEINGTVIDLVNIHLFHDASNLAACENFPSVYCKTRRRALVHTIERFHLDEQNGTVPFFLFGDFNFRCDTEGVVKELTENLTPHRVQNVKNENDKIHYRNSTGNNVLTVGKKEFSHADHQLKFKEDWLKKFDRELEPLKDVLVEYPIKFVPSYPFEEDPEMPTDYMSTRCPAWCDRILMSPQVHEIIRSDDWTYGMIGEAVCMGDHKPVYLTVRLKPNKGTYRSCDCNYTNTYAKPNDISTSPLPAFKLKYCPYSNKLFEDIATGSKLLTNETEARNVYNSLKINQDANEEASKTTTGSNFPNISINIIDSDNICMCLCAHLSSNSLLQFDDCQRTGEAICPMCRNIIKRQPAGHRYKLLSKRLMLTQDIIINRIDTQHLSTDSERLYEDPYTPESTESHSPYPEVTSSCTSTSSSSRSPLERRLAPDRLAEQKAGDSDISPCPEVAISVAEKPSRGTVTPGQLKSRLENLKRLSLKDEVEDEDTVDAAEAGDVEQVDAVGSPSAAAPKRPTKRSSSVTPMCCPADPTGASQLPESLSNLVNQALNDDSLWMEQSVVDDSSASVAKSRYILMKKGTTSPCKEAPDEDAGALDIKSDGLESESAMLLKETTV, encoded by the exons ATGGACTCAGCACAGGAAGAGGACTCCTGCACGGATGTGTTTCTGGTGACGGCGAACGTTGGCAGCCTGTTCGAGGAC CCCGAGAGGCTTCTGCATCTATGGCTCCACGAATTCCTCGCCAAGATATCGCACGTACAGCCCCGATTCCTGGCCCTCCACCTCCAGGAGGTGGGCGGCAAGACGTACGAGAAGTCCATGGAGTACGTCCAGGAGTTCATCAGGTGCCTCTGCGACGCCCCCGAAATGGGCGACTTCACCTGCGTACACATCTTCATGGACGAGGACTTCAAGTCAGCCGAGCATTTCACG GCCCTGGGAAGTCTATATTTTGTCCAAAAGGATGTCACTTCCTTGAAAATATGGAATTTCCTAACCCACAGTTGGGAAGAAAGTCTTCAAGATATACAAGATAAACATATCTATTCCGGAAATATTGAAACTATTGCCACCAAGGAAAAGTCCAAATTCCCTCAGCATTTCTTTCCGGAG TGTAAATGGTCCCGCAAAGGTTTTATGCGAACTCGATGGGAAATCAATGGCACAGTCATCGATCTAGTCAACATTCACTTATTCCACGATGCTTCCAACTTGGCAGCATGCGAAAATTTTCCCTCCGTCTATTGTAAAACTCGCAGAAGAGCCTTAGTACATACTATTGAAAG GTTCCATTTGGACGAGCAGAATGGCACTGTGCCATTTTTCCTCTTTggggattttaattttagatgtGACACTGAAGGCGTTGTGAAA gaattaaCTGAAAACTTGACCCCTCATCGCGTTCAAAATGTCAAGAATGAAAACGATAAGATCCATTATCGCAACTCAACTGGAAACAACGTACTTACCGttggaaaaaaagaatttagtcATGCCGACCATCAACTCAAGTTCAAAGAAGACTGG CTAAAGAAATTTGACAGAGAACTGGAGCCACTTAAAGACGTCCTAGTCGAATATCCCATTAAGTTCGTCCCGTCGTATCCCTTCGAAGAAGACCCAGAAATGCCCACCGACTACATGTCCACTCGCTGTCCTGCTTGGTGCGACAGGATTCTTATGAGTCCCCAGGTCCATGAGATTATTCGCAGCGATGATTGGACATACGGAATGATCGGTGAAGCGGTCTGCATGGGCGACCACAAG CCTGTTTACTTAACTGTCCGTCTTAAACCAAACAAAGGTACTTATAGATCTTGTGATTGCAACTACACGAATACTTACGCCAAACCCAACGACATCTCAACATCACCGCTGCCCGCATTCAAACTGAAATACTGTCCCTATTCAAATAAGCTCTTTGAGGATATAGCCACCGGTTCCAAGTTGTTGACCAACGAAACGGAGGCTCGCAATGTGTACAATTCCCTGAAAATCAATCAGGACGCGAACGAGGAGGCGAGCAAAACGACGACTGGCTCGAATTTCCCGAACATTAGTATTAACATAATTGATTCCGATAATATTTGCATGTGCCTGTGCGCCCATCTCTCTAGCAACAGTCTGCTGCAGTTTGACGACTGCCAGCGAACTGGCGAGGCCATTTGTCCCATGTGCCGGAACATAATCAAAAGGCAGCCGGCGGGGCATCGCTATAAGTTGCTCTCCAAGCGTCTGATGCTAACGCAGGATATCATTATAAACCGCATAGATACGCAGCACTTGAGCACCGACTCTGAGCGGCTGTACGAGGATCCCTACACGCCGGAGAGCACCGAGTCGCACTCTCCGTATCCGGAGGTCACTAGCTCCTGCACCTCCACCTCGAGCAGTTCGCGCAGTCCGCTGGAACGCAGATTGGCGCCGGATAGGCTGGCAGAGCAAAAGGCGGGCGATTCGGATATATCGCCCTGTCCCGAGGTGGCGATTTCGGTTGCGGAAAAACCCTCGCGGGGCACCGTAACTCCCGGCCAGCTGAAGTCACGGCTAGAGAACCTAAAGCGCTTATCCCTCAAAGACGAGGTCGAGGACGAGGACACAGTTGATGCGGCGGAAGCGGGTGATGTTGAACAAGTTGACGCTGTTGGCTCCCCAAGCGCTGCTGCTCCAAAGCGCCCAACAAAACGCAGTTCTAGTGTTACTCCTATGTGTT GCCCCGCGGATCCCACTGGTGCTTCCCAGTTGCCGGAGAGCCTTTCGAACTTGGTGAATCAGGCGCTGAACGACGACAGCCTGTGGATGGAGCAGTCCGTGGTGGACGATTCGAGTGCATCCGTAGCCAAATCGCGCTACATCTTGATGaagaagggcaccaccagtcCGTGCAAGGAAGCACCTGATGAAGATGCCGGGGCCTTGGACATCAAAAGCGACGGTCTGGAGAGCGAAAGTGCCATGCTGCTGAAGGAAACAACCGTCTAA
- the LOC108062922 gene encoding purine nucleoside phosphorylase encodes MEGDLEVTSDLEKDTIPIKIGIIGEANLDKPIYLAERMEYAVCTPFGKPSDVIIDGQIEGVNVSLLSRNGRNHDIMPSNINYRANVWAMRKMGCTHILVTNTFSSLRDNFQPGHLVVPHDVIDYTSRRSQTFYDGAVGSPLGVCHVPMNPAFCERTRQHLLNAAQELEMPTRPSGTVLTLEGPRYSTVAENNMFRKWGADLLSMTLCPEAILAKEAGIPYASLGLVTNMECWCAQQPNATTHEIIYIFKKQAENLQKVLTTAIKNMAAEDWAEDILKAKILVCSNFANSK; translated from the exons ATGGAGGGGGATTTAGAGGTAACCAGCGACCTGGAAAAAGACACCATTCCCATAAAAATAGGCATAATTGGGGAGGCCAATCTGGACAAGCCCATCTATTTGGCAGAGCGCATGGAATATGCGGTGTGTACGCCATTTGGAAAACCATCGGATGTGATCATCGATGGCCAGATAGAAGGCGTGAATGTGTCGCTGCTCTCCCGAAATGGCCGAAACCACGACATCATGCCGAGCAACATTAACTACCGGGCCAATGTGTGGGCCATGCGCAAGATGGGCTGCACCCACATTCTGGTGACCAACACGTTTAGCTCGCTGAGGGATAACTTCCAGCCGGGACATTTGGTGGTGCCACACGATGTGATCGATTATACGAGTAGGCGGTCGCAGACCTTCTACGACGGAGCTGTCGGCAGTCCCTTGGGCGTCTGCCACGTGCCCATGAATCCCGCCTTTTGCGAACGCACAAGGCAGCATCTTCTGAATGCCGCCCAGGAACTGGAGATGCCCACCCGGCCGAGTGGCACTGTCTTGACCCTCGAAGGACCTCGTTACTCAACGGTGGCCGAAAACAACATGTTCCGCAAGTGGGGCGCCGATCTGCTGAGCATGACCCTCTGTCCCGAGGCCATTTTGGCCAAGGAGGCCGGCATCCCGTACGCCTCCTTGGGCCTCGTTACCAACATGGAGTGCTGGTGCGCCCAGCAGCCGAACGCCACCACCCACGAAATAATCTACATCTTCAAGAAGCAAGCGGAGAACCTCCAAAAGGTCTTGACAACGGCTATTAAGAACATGGCTGCAGAGGATTGGGCTGAGGACATCTTGAAAGCAAAG ATACTGGTGTGCAGTAACTTTGCTAATAGTAAATAA